A genome region from Schistocerca americana isolate TAMUIC-IGC-003095 chromosome 1, iqSchAmer2.1, whole genome shotgun sequence includes the following:
- the LOC124548612 gene encoding uncharacterized protein LOC124548612 — MSALRKLISGSSKAGACGRHILEFASHDEAALCRQAHASPALQKSPDAAAMSRQPGRAGLRTSLPLTKPIADRSAAPPPERPQIRIDPSLLNLQETTSQQSRNRPGRANNQSKASTDK; from the exons ATGTCTGCGCTGAGGAAATTAATTTCGGGCTCCAGCAAAGCCGGCGCGTGCGGGAGGCACATTCTGGAGTTCGCGTCACACGACGAA GCTGCCCTGTGTAGGCAGGCGCACGCGTCCCCCGCGCTGCAGAAGTCTCCGGACGCGGCGGCCATGTCGCGGCAGCCGGGCAGGGCCGGCCTCCGGACTTCGCTGCCGCTGACCAAGCCCATTGCGGACCGCTCCGCCGCGCCGCCTCCGGAGCGTCCGCAGATACGCATCGATCCCAGCCTCCTAAATCTGCAGGAGACGACCAGCCAGCAATCGAGGAATCGTCCCGGTAGAGCAAACAATCAGTCCAAGGCTTCCACGGATAAATGA